In a single window of the Massilia oculi genome:
- the glmS gene encoding glutamine--fructose-6-phosphate transaminase (isomerizing) encodes MCGIVGAVAKRNITPVLIEGLKRLEYRGYDSCGVAVHLDGRLTRSRSTSRVADLESQVKEASLDGFTGIAHTRWATHGAPASHNAHPHFSPAEDNARIALVHNGIIENHDELRDELTKLGYKFTSQTDTEVIAHLVDHLYTGDLFETVQQAVKRLHGAYAIAVFCREEPHRVIAARQGSPLIVGVGKEENFVASDAMALAGTTDQIIYLEEGDVVDLQLARYWIVDVDGRPVEREVKTVHAHTGAAELGPYRHYMQKEIFEQPRVIGDTLEGVTGVMPELFGDGAYAVFKKIDRVLILACGTSYYAGLTAKYWIESVAKVPVNVEIASEYRYRDSVPHPDTLVVTISQSGETADTLAALKHARSLGMHHTLTICNVSTSAMVRECQLAYITRAGVEVGVASTKAFTTQLAALFLLTLTLAQVNGRLTDAEESEHLKMMRHLPVALSSVLALEPQIIAWAEEFARKENALFLGRGIHYPIALEGALKLKEISYIHAEAYPAGELKHGPLALVTEEMPVVTIAPNDALLEKLKSNMQEVRARGGQLYVFADVDSRITSGDGLHVIRLPEHYGLLSPILHVAALQLLAYHTALARGTDVDKPRNLAKSVTVE; translated from the coding sequence ATGTGCGGTATCGTCGGAGCAGTTGCCAAACGCAATATCACCCCCGTCCTGATCGAAGGCCTGAAACGCCTCGAATACCGGGGTTATGACTCCTGTGGCGTCGCCGTCCACCTCGATGGCCGCCTGACCCGCTCGCGTTCCACTTCGCGCGTGGCCGACCTCGAATCGCAAGTCAAAGAGGCAAGCCTCGACGGCTTCACCGGCATCGCCCACACGCGCTGGGCCACCCACGGCGCCCCGGCGTCGCACAATGCCCACCCGCACTTCTCGCCCGCCGAAGACAATGCGCGCATCGCACTTGTCCACAACGGCATCATCGAAAACCACGACGAGCTGCGCGACGAGCTCACCAAGCTGGGCTACAAGTTCACGAGCCAGACCGATACCGAGGTCATCGCCCACCTGGTGGACCACCTGTACACCGGCGACCTGTTCGAGACCGTGCAGCAAGCCGTCAAGCGCTTGCACGGCGCCTACGCCATCGCCGTGTTCTGCCGCGAGGAACCGCACCGCGTGATCGCCGCGCGCCAGGGCTCGCCGCTGATCGTGGGCGTGGGCAAGGAGGAAAACTTCGTCGCCTCCGACGCGATGGCGCTGGCCGGCACCACCGACCAGATCATCTATCTCGAAGAAGGCGACGTGGTCGACCTGCAGCTGGCGCGCTACTGGATCGTCGACGTCGACGGCCGTCCGGTCGAGCGCGAAGTGAAAACCGTGCACGCCCACACCGGCGCGGCCGAGCTCGGCCCATACCGCCACTATATGCAGAAAGAGATCTTCGAGCAGCCGCGCGTGATCGGCGACACCCTCGAGGGCGTGACCGGCGTGATGCCGGAACTCTTCGGCGACGGCGCCTACGCCGTGTTCAAGAAGATCGACCGCGTGCTGATCCTGGCCTGCGGCACCAGCTACTATGCCGGCCTCACCGCCAAGTACTGGATCGAATCGGTGGCCAAGGTCCCGGTGAACGTCGAGATCGCCAGCGAATACCGCTACCGCGACAGCGTGCCGCACCCCGACACCCTGGTGGTGACCATCTCGCAGAGCGGCGAGACGGCCGACACCCTGGCCGCGCTCAAGCACGCACGCAGCCTCGGCATGCACCACACGCTGACCATCTGCAACGTCTCCACCAGCGCCATGGTGCGCGAGTGCCAGCTGGCCTACATCACCCGCGCCGGCGTCGAAGTCGGCGTGGCCTCGACCAAGGCCTTCACCACCCAGCTGGCGGCCCTGTTCCTGCTGACCCTGACCCTGGCGCAAGTCAACGGCCGCCTGACCGACGCCGAAGAATCCGAACACCTCAAGATGATGCGCCACCTGCCGGTCGCCCTGTCGTCGGTGCTGGCGCTCGAGCCGCAGATCATCGCCTGGGCCGAGGAATTCGCGCGCAAGGAAAACGCCCTGTTCCTGGGCCGCGGCATCCACTACCCGATCGCCCTGGAAGGCGCGCTCAAGCTCAAGGAAATCTCGTACATCCACGCCGAGGCCTACCCGGCCGGCGAACTGAAGCACGGCCCGCTGGCGCTGGTGACCGAAGAGATGCCGGTGGTAACGATCGCACCGAACGATGCGCTGTTGGAAAAGCTGAAGTCGAACATGCAGGAAGTGCGTGCGCGTGGTGGTCAGCTGTACGTATTCGCCGACGTCGATTCGCGCATCACCTCGGGCGATGGTTTGCACGTGATTCGTTTGCCGGAACACTACGGGCTGCTGTCGCCGATTCTGCACGTGGCGGCGCTGCAGCTGCTGGCGTATCACACGGCGCTGGCGCGCGGTACCGATGTGGACAAGCCGCGTAATCTGGCGAAGTCGGTGACGGTCGAGTGA
- a CDS encoding putative quinol monooxygenase translates to MSELFIVVGLKAKEGKEDELRRDLASLVEPSRKEDGNIRYDLFEDRDMPGHFVFVEEWASTEARDRHHEHGPHIVRFHENGVDNVEKTEFARMLRRVA, encoded by the coding sequence ATGAGCGAATTATTCATCGTCGTCGGACTCAAGGCGAAAGAAGGCAAGGAAGACGAACTGCGCCGCGACCTGGCCAGCCTGGTCGAACCCTCGCGCAAGGAGGACGGCAATATCCGTTACGACCTGTTCGAAGACAGGGACATGCCGGGGCACTTCGTGTTCGTGGAAGAGTGGGCATCCACCGAGGCGCGCGACCGGCATCACGAGCATGGCCCGCACATCGTGCGTTTCCACGAGAACGGCGTGGACAACGTCGAGAAGACGGAATTCGCACGCATGCTCAGGCGCGTCGCCTGA
- a CDS encoding pirin family protein, producing MFERTIDRVTSIPPLGPGFDGERHKAALVVAPGNLAATDPFFLMADDHVSPGGAFGEAHPHAGLETVTFMLNGTMEDTGGRLEEGDVEWMTAGSGIVHAEDTVVSGGMRLFQLWLILPEAQRNMPPRVQVLRRADMPVHTGPGLVATVYSGKSGDAAAPTLNAVPVTLVDVRLAPGAVFAAPVPASYNAFVVVVEGDTEAGATTEKLATGAVGWTGPMGDGDSALRLRAGDDGARLLLYAGLPQNIAVVAKGPFIAGSTEELAGYYAAYRHGKFPHAGTMRPVVPHA from the coding sequence ATGTTCGAACGAACGATCGATCGCGTCACCAGCATTCCCCCACTGGGCCCGGGCTTCGACGGCGAGCGCCACAAGGCCGCCCTGGTGGTGGCGCCCGGCAACCTGGCTGCCACCGATCCCTTTTTCCTGATGGCCGACGATCACGTCTCGCCGGGAGGCGCGTTTGGCGAGGCGCATCCGCACGCCGGCCTCGAGACCGTCACCTTCATGTTGAACGGCACGATGGAAGATACCGGTGGGCGGCTGGAGGAAGGCGACGTCGAATGGATGACGGCCGGCAGCGGCATCGTCCATGCCGAAGACACGGTGGTGTCCGGCGGCATGCGCCTGTTCCAGCTGTGGCTGATCCTGCCCGAGGCGCAGCGCAATATGCCGCCGCGGGTGCAGGTCCTGCGGCGCGCCGACATGCCGGTGCACACCGGGCCTGGCCTCGTGGCGACGGTCTATAGCGGCAAGTCGGGGGACGCCGCGGCGCCGACGTTGAATGCGGTCCCGGTGACCCTGGTCGACGTCCGGCTGGCGCCGGGGGCGGTCTTTGCCGCGCCTGTTCCCGCCTCGTACAACGCTTTCGTGGTGGTGGTCGAGGGCGACACGGAAGCTGGCGCCACAACCGAAAAACTTGCCACGGGCGCGGTCGGCTGGACCGGCCCGATGGGAGACGGCGACAGCGCGCTCCGCCTGCGCGCCGGGGACGATGGCGCCCGCCTGCTGCTGTATGCGGGACTGCCGCAGAACATCGCGGTGGTGGCGAAAGGGCCTTTCATCGCCGGCTCCACCGAAGAATTGGCCGGCTATTATGCCGCTTACCGCCACGGCAAATTCCCGCACGCGGGCACGATGCGGCCCGTGGTCCCTCACGCATAG
- a CDS encoding sigma-54-dependent Fis family transcriptional regulator, translating into MIEFPEDLDLRRLIRFSPDDGSIWLSESRMLLLHAASLGGLREEMMNSVGKEFTRRMFTRMGFASGTRDAELARKIRGNLTIEEAFATGPQMHMLEGGVQVIPVLGHMDVDKGEFHGEFIWRNSWEAAAHVNSFGPQQDAVCWSLIGYASGYTSAFMGRFILFKETKCIGCSDEECRIVGKPVEEWPDAQDFTPYFEPESIVSQLLELSSQVDMLRSSLKTYRSLEDMVGESPSFRQAYRLVEKAAETNVTVLLSGETGVGKERFARAIHHRSRRADKAFVTINCAALPHDLIEAELFGVERGAYTGATSSRAGKFERADGGTLFLDELGELPLASQAKLLRALQEGEIERLGDERPRKVDVRIVAATNIDLPEAVKAGRFRADLYYRLSVYPILIPPLRERRSDIPSMVSMMVDKFCALHEKRVAGVTDQAMQALVAYSWPGNVRELGNMIERGVILAAQGDWIESRDLFPNFVLPEMERVAVDKAGALENPEQERKSTLCDQILQSQMSLEDMENMVLREAVVRSKGNLSGAARMLGITRPQLSYRLKRSRIDSAEDPVQI; encoded by the coding sequence ATGATCGAATTTCCCGAAGACCTGGACCTGCGGCGGCTCATCCGCTTCTCGCCAGACGACGGCTCGATCTGGCTGTCCGAAAGCCGCATGCTGCTGCTCCATGCGGCATCGTTAGGCGGCTTGCGCGAAGAAATGATGAATTCGGTCGGTAAGGAGTTCACACGGCGCATGTTCACCCGCATGGGATTTGCGTCAGGAACGCGCGATGCTGAATTGGCGCGCAAGATTCGTGGCAACCTGACGATCGAGGAAGCGTTTGCAACGGGGCCGCAGATGCACATGCTCGAGGGCGGCGTGCAGGTCATTCCCGTGCTCGGCCATATGGACGTCGACAAAGGCGAATTCCATGGTGAGTTCATCTGGCGTAACTCGTGGGAAGCCGCCGCCCACGTCAATTCCTTCGGTCCGCAGCAGGACGCCGTATGCTGGAGCCTGATCGGTTACGCCTCCGGCTATACGTCTGCCTTCATGGGACGCTTCATCCTGTTCAAGGAAACGAAGTGCATCGGCTGTTCGGACGAAGAATGCAGGATCGTCGGCAAGCCTGTCGAGGAATGGCCTGACGCGCAGGACTTCACGCCTTACTTCGAGCCCGAGTCCATCGTATCTCAGCTGCTGGAGCTTTCATCCCAGGTCGACATGCTGCGCAGCAGCCTGAAGACATACCGCAGCCTCGAGGACATGGTCGGCGAATCGCCAAGCTTCAGGCAGGCCTATCGCCTCGTCGAGAAAGCTGCCGAAACCAACGTCACGGTACTGTTGTCAGGTGAAACCGGTGTCGGCAAGGAACGCTTCGCGCGTGCCATCCATCACCGGAGCCGGCGCGCAGACAAGGCTTTTGTGACGATCAATTGCGCCGCGCTTCCGCACGATCTGATCGAGGCGGAGCTGTTCGGCGTCGAAAGGGGCGCTTATACCGGCGCCACCAGCTCACGCGCGGGCAAGTTCGAACGTGCCGACGGAGGGACGCTCTTCCTCGACGAACTTGGCGAGCTGCCACTGGCCTCGCAGGCGAAACTGCTGCGCGCGCTGCAGGAAGGTGAAATCGAGCGGCTTGGCGACGAGCGTCCGCGCAAGGTCGATGTGCGTATCGTCGCGGCAACCAACATCGACCTGCCGGAGGCCGTCAAGGCTGGACGCTTCCGCGCCGACTTGTACTATCGCCTGAGCGTCTACCCTATCCTCATCCCGCCATTGCGCGAGCGCCGCAGCGATATCCCCTCGATGGTATCGATGATGGTGGACAAGTTCTGCGCGCTGCACGAAAAGCGCGTTGCTGGCGTGACCGACCAGGCCATGCAGGCGCTGGTGGCATACAGCTGGCCTGGCAATGTTCGGGAACTTGGGAACATGATCGAACGCGGGGTCATTCTGGCGGCACAGGGCGATTGGATCGAGAGCCGGGATCTGTTTCCGAACTTCGTGCTCCCGGAGATGGAGCGCGTTGCAGTCGACAAAGCCGGGGCACTTGAAAACCCTGAGCAAGAACGTAAAAGCACGCTGTGTGACCAGATTCTCCAGAGTCAAATGTCGCTCGAAGACATGGAGAATATGGTGTTGCGCGAAGCGGTCGTACGCAGCAAGGGCAACCTGTCCGGCGCCGCGCGGATGCTGGGTATCACCAGGCCGCAGCTCAGTTACCGGCTAAAACGTTCCAGAATCGACAGCGCCGAAGATCCCGTACAAATCTGA
- a CDS encoding nuclear transport factor 2 family protein codes for MNALFVTASTGPGRRAFPATVVSIGAILMTAGVLLVPSAAFAQQQRAPLDVVKEFLENTAPDKVGAAARRLVAADATYVSLNFDNPELKKIEPWAGTSTGPEGFSSTFSRVAKYWKIEDFKVTDMFGSGESVAVFGTFTYRSVAVGTTFRSPFSILAKVRNGQIHYFQFMEDTYASASSFRQSGSWIVKTDPDAPAFEVGKGK; via the coding sequence ATGAACGCACTATTCGTAACTGCCAGCACCGGCCCTGGGCGGCGCGCTTTTCCAGCAACTGTGGTTTCCATCGGCGCCATCCTGATGACTGCCGGTGTCCTGCTCGTCCCATCTGCTGCGTTTGCCCAGCAACAGCGCGCGCCACTCGATGTCGTCAAGGAGTTCCTTGAAAATACCGCACCGGACAAGGTCGGCGCCGCGGCCAGGCGCCTGGTCGCCGCCGACGCAACCTATGTTTCGCTGAACTTCGACAACCCGGAGCTGAAGAAGATCGAGCCCTGGGCGGGAACGTCGACAGGTCCGGAAGGATTCAGCAGCACATTCAGCCGCGTGGCCAAATACTGGAAAATCGAGGACTTCAAGGTCACCGACATGTTTGGCAGCGGCGAGAGCGTCGCCGTGTTCGGGACGTTCACCTACCGTTCGGTGGCGGTCGGCACGACGTTCCGTTCCCCATTCTCGATCCTCGCGAAAGTCAGGAACGGGCAAATCCATTATTTCCAGTTCATGGAAGACACCTATGCGTCCGCATCGTCGTTCCGGCAAAGCGGCAGCTGGATCGTCAAGACCGATCCGGACGCGCCGGCATTTGAAGTCGGCAAGGGCAAGTAA
- a CDS encoding LysR family transcriptional regulator, which yields MKVDIDVLQTFVEVAGAGGISPAASRLSLSKSVVSRRLARLEDELGLQLLSRTTRGAALTEAGATFMHYASRACAEIDLAREAIHPAGELCGRLRIAAPLSLGSTHFAPVIADMARRYPLLNIHTCYSDQVVDLIGEGYDCAIRLGYLQDSNLVARRIGPIHRTLVASPAYVEQAGSPENLEELHHHQALLQGTEAWHLRDGDANVTVRPQGRFKADNCNALLAATLAGLGIACLPTGLVRDHLDAGSLVPVLRKYPLPPAGAYVVRPPGQRTTRKVRVLTDLLTEYFDKAPPV from the coding sequence ATGAAAGTGGACATCGATGTACTGCAGACCTTCGTCGAAGTTGCCGGCGCGGGCGGCATCTCGCCGGCGGCATCGCGGCTCAGCTTGTCGAAATCGGTCGTGAGCCGCCGCCTCGCCCGTCTTGAAGACGAGCTGGGACTGCAACTGCTGTCGCGCACGACCCGTGGCGCGGCGCTGACGGAAGCCGGCGCGACCTTCATGCACTATGCGTCCCGGGCCTGCGCCGAGATCGACCTGGCCCGGGAAGCGATCCATCCGGCGGGCGAGCTGTGCGGACGCTTGCGGATTGCCGCGCCACTGTCCCTGGGCTCGACGCATTTCGCGCCCGTGATCGCCGACATGGCGCGGCGCTACCCACTGCTCAACATCCACACCTGTTACAGCGACCAGGTCGTCGATCTCATCGGGGAGGGCTACGATTGCGCGATCCGGCTCGGCTACCTGCAAGACTCGAACCTGGTCGCGCGCCGCATCGGCCCGATCCACAGGACGCTGGTGGCCAGCCCGGCCTACGTCGAGCAGGCTGGCTCCCCCGAGAACCTGGAAGAACTCCACCACCACCAGGCCCTCCTGCAGGGAACGGAAGCATGGCACCTCAGGGATGGAGACGCCAATGTCACTGTGCGCCCGCAAGGACGCTTCAAGGCCGACAATTGCAACGCCCTGCTTGCTGCCACATTAGCCGGACTGGGTATCGCCTGCCTTCCCACAGGGCTGGTGCGCGACCATCTGGATGCGGGATCGCTGGTGCCAGTCCTGCGCAAGTATCCCTTGCCGCCAGCCGGCGCCTATGTCGTGCGCCCGCCTGGCCAGCGCACGACCCGGAAGGTTCGCGTCCTGACCGACCTCCTCACCGAATATTTTGACAAAGCACCACCCGTTTGA
- a CDS encoding amidohydrolase, with amino-acid sequence MKRIILIGCMLVSGFTNAQAQGKQETPGADLIVHNARIHTGNPAQPSASAVAVKNGRIYSVGTDAEVLGLKNANTKVIDSRGRRLIPGIIDAHTHVLNELGYNYTLRWDGVPTLRRAMQMLSEQAKRTPEGHWVKVVGGWSPYQFEENRFPTVDELRKAVPNHPLIVQYAYNRGFMNQLAMDAFGVGTDKFPNLPGTELEKDAQGRYTGVVHGYTFTFIAMETMVPQLTPDEEVSSLVQLVHSLNRVGVTSIVDAGTGFRGYPKAVRTVDALARDNRLNIRMPFMDIQFGDGADFNVVDAQITAITKTAPIAPGHNLHPHLAHGHSYQGAGELLSVEVHDHENFDRPTLVIEPVKMHQLVERDISKLVQRRIPFSEHITYDENITPFLDALEKLNQKMPLDGLRWSLEHAETISPANIARVKALGGGIALDTKMALHGDSFVKTHGRDKALITPRLRELVDSGVPLAMTTDAFRAASFNPWIGISWMVSGKSISGAEILAKNNRLTRDEALRLFTRNAAWFMNTESEMGMIAPGHLADFALLDRDYFTVPEAQIKSVSSVLTVMDGRVVYGAQDYRSLSPVLPEILPAWSPIKHFGGYYQAR; translated from the coding sequence TTGAAACGAATAATCCTGATCGGATGCATGCTGGTAAGCGGCTTCACCAATGCCCAGGCACAAGGAAAGCAAGAAACGCCAGGCGCCGACCTGATCGTCCATAACGCCAGGATCCACACCGGCAATCCGGCCCAACCTTCGGCCTCCGCCGTGGCCGTCAAGAACGGCCGCATCTACTCGGTCGGCACCGATGCCGAAGTGCTCGGCCTGAAGAACGCCAACACGAAAGTCATCGATTCCCGCGGTCGCCGCCTCATCCCCGGCATCATCGACGCCCACACCCACGTGCTCAACGAACTCGGCTACAACTACACCCTGCGCTGGGACGGCGTGCCGACGCTGCGCCGGGCCATGCAAATGCTGAGCGAGCAAGCCAAGCGCACGCCGGAGGGCCACTGGGTCAAGGTGGTCGGCGGCTGGTCGCCATACCAGTTCGAGGAGAACCGCTTCCCCACCGTGGACGAACTGCGCAAGGCCGTCCCCAACCATCCCCTGATCGTGCAGTACGCCTACAACCGCGGCTTCATGAACCAGCTGGCGATGGACGCCTTCGGCGTGGGCACCGACAAGTTCCCCAACCTGCCGGGAACCGAGCTGGAAAAGGATGCGCAAGGCCGCTACACCGGCGTGGTCCACGGCTACACCTTCACCTTCATCGCCATGGAAACCATGGTCCCCCAGCTCACCCCGGACGAGGAAGTGAGCTCGCTGGTTCAGCTTGTTCATAGTCTCAACCGCGTCGGGGTCACGTCCATCGTCGATGCGGGAACGGGCTTCCGCGGCTATCCCAAGGCCGTGCGCACCGTGGATGCCCTCGCCCGCGACAACCGCCTCAATATCCGCATGCCCTTCATGGACATCCAGTTCGGCGATGGCGCCGACTTCAACGTGGTGGATGCGCAGATCACGGCGATCACGAAGACGGCGCCGATCGCTCCCGGCCACAACCTGCATCCGCACCTGGCCCACGGTCACTCCTACCAGGGCGCCGGCGAGCTGCTGTCGGTGGAGGTGCACGACCACGAGAACTTCGACCGTCCGACGCTCGTCATCGAGCCGGTCAAGATGCATCAACTGGTCGAGCGGGATATCTCCAAGCTGGTCCAGCGGCGCATTCCCTTCAGCGAGCACATCACCTACGACGAGAACATCACGCCCTTCCTCGATGCGCTCGAGAAGCTCAACCAGAAGATGCCGCTCGACGGCCTGCGCTGGAGCCTGGAACACGCCGAGACCATCAGTCCAGCCAATATCGCCCGCGTGAAGGCACTGGGCGGCGGCATCGCCCTGGACACCAAGATGGCGCTGCACGGCGACAGCTTCGTCAAGACCCACGGCCGCGACAAAGCGTTGATCACCCCGCGCCTGCGCGAGCTCGTCGACAGCGGCGTGCCGCTGGCCATGACCACCGACGCCTTCCGCGCCGCTTCGTTCAATCCCTGGATCGGCATCAGCTGGATGGTGTCCGGCAAGTCGATCTCCGGCGCTGAAATCCTGGCCAAGAATAACCGCCTCACACGTGACGAGGCCTTGAGGCTGTTCACGCGTAATGCGGCGTGGTTCATGAACACCGAATCCGAGATGGGCATGATCGCCCCCGGCCACCTCGCCGACTTCGCGCTGCTGGACCGGGATTACTTCACGGTGCCGGAAGCCCAGATCAAGTCCGTCTCCTCGGTCCTGACGGTCATGGATGGCCGGGTGGTGTACGGCGCGCAGGACTACCGGTCGCTGTCGCCGGTATTGCCCGAGATCCTGCCTGCATGGTCGCCGATCAAGCACTTCGGCGGCTATTACCAGGCCCGGTAA
- a CDS encoding alginate export family protein, producing the protein MSVRAAWLAISLLLAADAALAEYRPLRFDDDVEAQRQRCADGGSRAACWKDRPLADHVRLTLGGDLRLRYEHTGNPRYGLDPQDRWGVLQHRASIFAALRLGEHWRGFVQLSSSTTSGRAAGPSPVDENRLDPTNLFAEWQSGSDGASRIGIRAGIQELQFGRGRVIDAREGPNVRRSFEAVRAYAVGGAWRVDAFAAAPRQNLAGSFDDTRLPTQKLRGVYATRTGGLTSWDLYALHYDDTVARYVQGEAHERRWSVGARLFGDREAWDWNWEFIVQGGHFGDADIRAWSLATETGHTFDGVAGRPRAALLLAVASGDKDPGDDRLGTLNPIYPRGNYFGDEATLGPRNFFNIHPALTMQLAPRVQLNASLDFFWRHSTRDGVYAPNGRLIGPIGDSRARYVATIASLGATWTPARAGPRRRWPPTDSQAGSCARPAPTTR; encoded by the coding sequence GTGAGCGTGCGCGCGGCCTGGCTCGCGATTTCCTTGCTGCTGGCGGCCGATGCCGCGCTGGCGGAGTATCGGCCCTTGCGCTTCGACGACGACGTCGAGGCCCAGCGCCAGCGATGCGCCGATGGCGGCAGCCGCGCCGCATGCTGGAAGGACCGCCCGCTCGCGGATCACGTGCGCCTGACGCTGGGCGGCGATCTGCGCCTGCGCTACGAGCACACCGGCAATCCGCGCTATGGGCTGGACCCCCAGGACCGATGGGGCGTGCTGCAGCACCGCGCTTCCATCTTCGCCGCCCTGCGCCTGGGAGAACACTGGCGCGGCTTCGTCCAGCTGTCCAGCTCGACCACCAGCGGCCGCGCCGCCGGCCCGTCCCCGGTGGACGAGAACCGCCTCGACCCGACCAACCTGTTCGCCGAATGGCAATCGGGAAGCGATGGCGCAAGCCGCATCGGGATCCGGGCCGGCATCCAGGAGCTGCAGTTCGGGAGGGGGCGCGTCATCGATGCGCGCGAGGGCCCCAATGTGCGGCGCAGCTTCGAAGCGGTCCGCGCCTATGCGGTGGGCGGCGCCTGGCGCGTGGACGCCTTCGCCGCGGCGCCGCGCCAGAACCTCGCGGGCAGCTTCGACGACACGCGCTTGCCGACGCAGAAGCTGCGCGGCGTCTACGCGACCCGCACCGGCGGTCTCACTTCCTGGGACCTCTATGCCCTGCACTATGACGACACCGTTGCCCGCTACGTCCAGGGCGAGGCGCACGAGCGCCGCTGGTCGGTGGGCGCCCGCCTGTTCGGCGATCGCGAAGCCTGGGACTGGAACTGGGAATTCATCGTGCAGGGCGGACACTTCGGCGACGCCGATATCCGCGCCTGGTCGCTTGCGACGGAAACCGGCCACACCTTCGATGGCGTGGCCGGCCGGCCGCGGGCGGCGCTGCTGCTCGCCGTCGCCAGCGGCGACAAGGACCCCGGCGACGACCGCCTCGGCACCCTCAATCCCATTTACCCGCGCGGGAATTATTTTGGCGACGAAGCGACGCTCGGTCCACGCAACTTCTTCAACATCCATCCGGCGCTGACGATGCAACTGGCGCCACGGGTCCAGCTGAACGCCAGCCTCGACTTCTTCTGGCGCCACAGCACCCGCGACGGCGTGTATGCGCCCAACGGCAGGCTGATCGGGCCCATCGGCGATAGCCGTGCTCGCTACGTGGCGACCATCGCATCGCTCGGCGCCACCTGGACGCCGGCCCGGGCTGGTCCTCGACGGCGGTGGCCGCCTACGGACAGCCAGGCAGGTTCCTGCGCGAGACCGGCGCCGACGACGCGCTGA
- a CDS encoding NAD-binding protein: protein MSPSRCCPTMRRSAVCCWRRERWRRRAESWCISSRSYQVYSANILHDRHEPGSKASLGLKDLRLAHAAAEQLGRKLPMLEAVRLRMGEAVDAGGGERDWSVMADYTIRSA, encoded by the coding sequence ATGTCGCCTTCACGATGCTGTCCGACGATGCGGCGATCCGCGGTGTGTTGCTGGAGACGGGAGCGCTGGCGCAGGCGCGCGGAAAGCTGGTGCATATCGAGCCGTTCATATCAGGTCTATTCGGCCAATATCCTTCACGATCGCCACGAGCCGGGATCCAAGGCGTCGCTGGGCTTGAAGGATTTGCGACTTGCGCATGCGGCAGCAGAGCAGCTGGGACGAAAGCTGCCGATGCTCGAGGCCGTTCGTCTTCGAATGGGCGAGGCTGTCGATGCAGGTGGTGGTGAAAGGGATTGGTCGGTGATGGCTGATTACACGATTCGATCGGCATAG
- a CDS encoding hydrolase — protein MTTEKIRNPHTDHLLTPQNAALIIIDYQPVQVSSIRSMPRDELVFNIVSTAKAALNYELPIIHSTVNVATGRNKPPIAELQEVLGHLPTYDRTSINSWEDIEFKEAVKALGRKKLIMTALWTEACLTFPALDAIQEGYEVYVPVDAVGGTSLGAHEAALRRMEQAGVKLISRVQMYCELQRDWSRAATVPGFMGVFENHDGFNAEKALHGAATK, from the coding sequence ATGACCACCGAAAAAATTCGCAATCCACATACCGATCACCTCCTGACACCCCAGAATGCGGCGCTGATCATCATCGACTACCAGCCGGTTCAGGTCTCGTCGATCCGCTCGATGCCGCGCGACGAGCTGGTGTTCAATATCGTGAGCACTGCCAAGGCGGCGTTGAATTACGAGCTGCCCATCATCCACTCGACCGTCAATGTCGCGACCGGCCGCAACAAGCCGCCGATCGCCGAGCTGCAGGAGGTGCTCGGCCACCTGCCGACCTACGACCGTACCTCCATCAACAGCTGGGAAGATATCGAGTTCAAGGAGGCGGTCAAGGCGCTCGGCCGCAAGAAGCTGATCATGACCGCGCTGTGGACCGAGGCCTGCCTGACCTTCCCGGCGCTCGACGCGATCCAGGAAGGCTACGAAGTCTACGTGCCGGTCGATGCGGTGGGCGGCACCTCGCTCGGTGCGCACGAGGCGGCCTTGCGCCGCATGGAACAGGCCGGCGTGAAGCTCATCAGCCGGGTCCAGATGTACTGCGAGCTCCAGCGCGACTGGTCGCGCGCTGCGACAGTGCCGGGCTTCATGGGCGTCTTCGAGAACCACGACGGCTTCAATGCCGAAAAGGCGCTGCACGGCGCGGCCACGAAGTAA
- a CDS encoding SDR family oxidoreductase: protein MHRQAALAALQCPCRVGAIGSDFQAWHEKRTPLGRAGQVQDIAPIVAFLASSDAGRVTGEIILGSGGMR, encoded by the coding sequence GTGCATCGCCAAGCGGCCTTGGCAGCACTGCAATGCCCATGCCGCGTAGGGGCGATCGGATCCGACTTTCAGGCCTGGCACGAGAAACGGACACCGCTCGGCCGGGCCGGCCAGGTGCAGGACATTGCGCCGATCGTTGCCTTTCTCGCGTCAAGCGATGCCGGCCGGGTGACGGGCGAGATCATCCTGGGTTCGGGGGGCATGCGCTGA